gtggggtgcgccgcgctctgaagccgccatcgacaggctgaacgaccatttcatttctaaacggatggctgtctggatccgtgaccatcgtgtgccgtttctctggttatcacaagagctggacatcaaccattttccggcagatttcacttttaacaagagattttgtcatggaaagccgagcggaggcttcgcgcgtcacgatggattcgctactggagcaagacaaaggaacacctccgttttggtctcacaggactgctttgagatggcgttcagacagctgtcggtggtttttccattgagtgattatccgagaaattgtggatgtgcctggacatgccagaacatgtcccgtgaggtttcatcacggctttgctttgcgcggagaaattcgccacggagccgctcatggcgcgggatgaaagcacctccatgttggttggtctcacaggacaagccctaacatgcccagctcttgcaccattcagaaaattcagatggctttcggtggcttttcagtcgtgtgactatccgagaaattgtggacgagctggacatgccacaacatgtcctgtgaggcttcatcacggcgttgctttttgttctttgCCCTGTgcctccgtcccgacacgcgaatttctccgctcctctttctattacaaaaactcctgtaacagtggaatgtgccgaaaaagtgctatgtccagctgtcttgccatttctctggtagtcagatgatgtcccggatcaacaaagcgttcactttggaaatgatctggtcgtttgagcgctcggtgcgcggcgcaccatccgccgctgtgggccgtctttaatccagttgtaattgtccttaatctgtgtgatccccataagatcttcaccaaaagccatctgaattttccaaatggtttccacttggctgtctctcacacttctgaaaaaattttgatgaagcaaagcggcagtcgatcagccgatttcctgacaatgaaaatccaacgagggggctggaccactcctcccacaaggcatgctcacaggtgaatgacgcaatcgacaggcgtgaaaaaaactcatgcatgcgcatgaaggttcaagcttggctgatgcaatcacacatgattcaaatccatatagtttttgcaaaaaaccagcaagatcatgttgtaggtctttggagcaggtctgtgggttgactatgactgttctcaccatccttcgcttcagcttatctgagatttttcttgacctgccactttgggctttaactagtactgtgcctgtggtcttccatttcctcattagagggtcccatgttgccactcattagaagagatgcaaaggggagaaacatttgtaaatggccagggAGAAACAAACAACCCCATAAATctctttattaatagcccaaataATGTGTTTTCTCCCGTGAGATGGCAGGagacacaaaatgaatgcatctcTATTATTGTGCGGACATAAATTCTCAGTGTTTTGCAGGTGTAGGTGGGATTGGTCAGACACACTGTGGGAACGGGCAGGAATGTAACACACATGTTGCAGGTGTGGGTGGTAATGGTGTGAAATTCAGCCGGAGCGGGCGGGAATGGGATGAAGAAATTAGTCCTGCACAGGGCTCTAGTGTAGAGGTGGTCAGCAGTAGGAGGAGCACACTGATGAGAACACAGACCACCCAGTGTTTAACAAGTGGCAGAAAAATTACATGTAAAAGTTGAACCATAGTTGTTCACAATTTTCCATAATCCATccaccaggtggcagacacatctttgGGATGTTGCATGTGCAAGACAAACATATTTTTCAGTTCATCTTGTGCATCAAATTCAACCGCAGTCTCACGATGGTCTTTTAATTTGGTTATTACAAGATGCTagcatttattgatttttgagtTATTGCCTACACATGGCATGAACTATCCACCCATTCATCCACTTGTCTACATTTTTACTGCACTAATAGTCCAAGCATTGTTGTAAAGAAAGTTGAAAGATGCCTTTTATTTTACAACATTAGTCATATTAAAGCCAAGTGCTCGAATCACCTTTGACGATTACTTTGTTTGCAAGAATgggcaaacattttttttgtttaatttttttttaactcaaaatACCAACAAAAATAATGCTAGCAACCTACTTTGTGAAAATCAAAACATTTGTGACACAAGATTGCTCAGAGAAATCCAGCtggctgtattttttattttatttttacctgaggccatccaatatggccattgggtattgcgaagactttctgtctgtccgtctgtctgtgctcagcataactccagtcctattactcccagagtcttcaaattcacagggaacattcttgagacacagaccttggacaagttcaaagatggctaactttgacttattttaagaggttaaaaagtcacattctgtttcattctgtttaattttttttttttttttttttttggagtggtggggctgacagccaatcagagtagagcgttactgtgatgtcagtggctctctaaaaatgcttcatttatgtgtttatatgacatatttctcatatattctgtaaaagttagcgagaaataaacacttataaaactgaaaacgctgtttctgGAACCTGAAAACACATATGGAAggctttacaagacatttcatggacgtcagcatgcatgctaacttctgctagctcaaagctaacttctgctcttgtcaaaagctcagaaatattgtttatgactgattgattgatagaggggctttactgaacattcaccctattgacgtatcccataatcccttgcgcgccagagagtcgctgcactcAAACAgcgtagagaatccacatgatgacaattgtaaatgaatattatactacaaaaatgtaattttttttatgattttcatcacgttaataagagactgcacacatgataccctgaaaacaattataacaaataatccgtgtctgctacatttaatctgcgtataatttaataaacgcaaaccaaatttcagacatattatatatatatatatattagtctggaacaaagaggacaaacagtgttgtaaagaacaataatcaaaatgttaaagagcaaacttcactttcccccagaacgacatgatcaggaagcgattgtagctcatagcagctcccactgaaaataacagagagacagcctgtgattctcacatgtttacataaaataaacacaataagaacacctataaacccagagaatatattcatgagagttttaggcacaatataaaatagttttatgttgcaatgttaatggtgttgtccgtgtgcagcggttaaagtgaagtgtgatcagagcatctcaatgcagttctcaatgttactgaattgttgtgaagacgtctgtcctgagaagagccggaaccacacgatctctgccgccaccgaacctggtgaatactggagccgccaagtcccgaattcccaggtgatcaccgtccccgactgtcggatctggtactgctggcgaagaacaaagacagtcaagtgtgggtgtgtgtacaccccgtaacaacaacggtgggaatgccacctccacctctaacacacactcgtgcagcgtctgtttaaccacttatctgacggacgtaggacgaaacagtcgtgacccacgccggtcctctggttgacagctgcaaaaccatagctcttagaatcaattaatacaggcagagacagttacctccatagaagtacgatatctcggcaacgaggtggagatgacgtctggtctttatggagtgagatgctgtagagtagatgggtgacagctgtcaagagataatgagtgacagctgtcacccccggctgtgcccgtggcggcagcgccctctcgtgcctgaagcccgcacttcagaagggcgccctctggtggtgggccagcagtacctcctcttctggcggcccacacaacagagatcTCGCAGAGCAGCGACttctccgaggttttgtgggatttgaaacgtcaatagggcgaatgtacaaattgtacgtaagacaataggatcttaattatTGATGTAATTAAcacttattaagatcctgttgtctttctTACAAGTTGTCGTACCTCCATATATACACTTTGCATTGGGATACTAACTaatcaactgcaaattataatgaAGATAATGGTCATATGgctgaggatattttagcattgcgttatatttacaaCTTACGTACCAGTTTATATCATGTTACCAACCTAGATGGGATGGAGTAATTTATGGAACTATTCATTCACTCATTGCATTCTACAACAAACATACCTAGGCTTTGCCAGGGCAGTGACATGTCACACGGGGTTCATATGTAAcggctgcactctgtgttgtgttgttatgactccgcccatttgctcccctcaggacgcgaactcacgatccttggcatgggagtcggactctctaaccagaaggctaaaacccagtgctctggccttgtgaccagaaaatccttttgagctgttgggagtgatgtttactaactacatatgcacagcgacacctgctgcccTCTGTTACACATATTTTTGCATCCAAATAAGAGGGTCCCCTGGTTGGAGGAAATCCAGGTTACAAGATATAGATTCATAAGTTCTGCTGTGGTGACAAACAGCAAAATAGTAGAAACCAAGAGATACCTTGGCTAAGAGTATCCTGCTGAGAAATCATTTTGATTGAGGTATGCAGGTATTCTTCTAGTTAATATCTCACCTCTCCCACCTCCCATCCTCTTCATGTAGTTTGTGTCTTGAAATTCAGCTTTCACATGAACAACTGCATTGGTTGTGAATAACAAATAATGTGGAGGTCACAAGATGTCATTTAAATTAGTTATTTAAATAAGTTCCACTATCCTACACCTCCAGAAATGTATTTTTTAGAGACAAGAAGGTGAGTGATATTTATCACTCTTTCCTTGGCCAAAACCACTTTGTGAGTTGGTGTCTTTATCTGCATATGTTCCAGTGATCACAAAGACAAACATATGTGGGTGTTCACTGAGAGACAGACAGCAGAAACATTTCCAAAGCTCCAAATGAGACCTCTTACCAGACCAGATCTCTGCATGCACCAatagaaaataatttttttatttacttaattttttGCATAAGCACACATTTACACATCCGCAGTGATGGACCGACACCTGAATAAATACTTAAAAATGATACAATAAAACCAGCAGCTTAGTGTTAACTGGAATGATCAGCTGAAGGCACAAGAACTGTTTCTGTGTACGAGTCATGATGTCATAATGCTTTTCATCAGGTCACCGCCCAGTAGCAGCGCAGTCACTAGTCCTGCCTCATAGACGTCCTTTTACACACGGATGACAAAGATCCTAACTCCGATTCTTTACATTCATTCAAGAAAATTACTCACaagaccaaaaaacaaacaaacaaaaaaacaaaaacaacaacaacaacaacaaaaaataaactcCATTAATTGTTAGATCTTGTAAAGACCAAAAAAGTTAGAATAATGTCCATGACTGAGATAAAGTGGATGGGACACATTCACAAATACTCTGTCCAGTTTCTGGAGCGGCAGGGCTGAGCCCAGGTAGCTCTCCGATGTCCAGATGTGCGCCTGCTGCTGAGAGCAGAATCTGGCTCTGTGAGCCtccatcaggatcaaagatgaaggGTTCCCCGCTCTCCGTACAAACACAGAGTGAACAAATGAAGCTGTAGGGGAACACTGCTTGAAGATCAGCTCCACCCGTGAGTAGATGTGGTACAACCCCGTCTCATTGATTTGCAGGGCGCCATCTTCTGGCCGGTAAGCCACACCCCCAGCCGTGAATGCCCGGCCCACCCGGGGCTCCCATCGCAAGGTCTTATGGGATGCGTCTTTATGAATACGGCCTGAATGACAGGAGAGGATACCGCCCGATTCAGTTATATGGAGATGCATTCATGCCTTAAATTAAATGTGTGAGAAATACTTACCAATAACGTGCGCTGCAGGTCTGGTGTATGTGTCGATGTCATTCTTCTCAGGCATATGGAAACCTAAAATTAGTCACATAATCTTATTTTCTGATATTCTGGAACATTACCTCTCTTGCAAAAACATTGCTGTATGAATATTTTGAATAACAAAATGCTTACCAATTTGCTTCTGCGCTGAGTGATGCTCCTCCTCGACATTCGTCCTCTGGTGAGATAGAAAGACAAATCACATTACCACATcatacaaggaaaaaaaaaaaactaactctcAGAACAGGCTGAGAAAGAAAGAGAGGATATCCTGTCGAGCTGGACGTGTGACCACAGAAAGAATGACTGACTTTATGGTTTGCAGTTTTTAAATGTCAGCGCAGCCGCACGACACATTAACGCTTCACACGCCTGCAGAGACGGAATGAAATATTGACAATCTGTAGCTTTGCATTAAAAAAGTttgcagattgcaacatcttttgCAGACATCTTTTAGCATCAGCAGACATCTTTTCTTGAAATATTAATACTACCTTTTGATCTGCTTCTATTAAATCCCCTATATCATGCGATCATAGTAAGTCTGGAGATCATTACAGCCCCGTTTCATGATGTCCACATATTTCTGTTTGACTCAACTTTGAAAAGTTCTAAATATTCAGCTCAAcggttttacagttattttaacttaactagagaagtcttgtggcattaattcaGTTGAAATTTGAAATAGCTAAGTTGAAATAAGCACGTCATTCATGACCTGCTACATTAATTTCAGAACATCCTGCTGCATCTTCATTCTTGCACACTGCATACACCTCTTGATCCATCTCACCCAGTGGCTTCTTACATTTCTTATGTCATGCAGTTCGTTTTGCATGTTTTGTATCAGCAGGGCTCCAAATCCCAGGGCTGCAAACACCAGCAGAAACAAGAAGAGGACAACCACGGCCAGACTGTGACTGACTCCAAAGAAGCCCACGCTCTTTCTCTTTCTCCTCCGCTCATCCTGGGCTGGTGGGAAGGACCAGCAGGGCACCAGACTTGGAGGCTGTGGCCCTCCATCTTCATCCACGAGAAACACCTGTGGGAACGGATAGTTCTGCTCGCAGCTCATGGTGCAATACGTCCGGCAGATGGAAAGACTGTGCTTCTCTGCACACGGGAGGTGTGTTTCTAGCTGAGCACCTCCGTCGCAAAGAAATAACCCACAACTCCCACCCACACCACCACAAATGGCACAAGAACTTCTAACTTATTATAAGAGCTACTACTAGATATAACACTCACACCAAACATAAACTTCATCCATCACTCCATCCATCTCAAAGTGAAGATCTGGACTGTCTGCCTTGTCACATTTCTTTGTACAGTACATTTAAAAAAGTAGCAAAGTGTGATGTGCAGGAAGCTCTAACTTTGTGCTGACCCTCAACTTGAAAACCGTCATCATGTCATCATCAGAGAGACACATTTTCAGAAATTCCATCAAAGGAAATGTTGAGCAGTAACACCTAAGACGTTTTGCATATTCAGTCTCACTGTTCCAGCCacattaacatttttttaaattcttattACAGGAGGACTTTCATGATCAAAGTTGACATTCAAAGTTGTTCTTCATTCAAAGGGGTCCCTGTCCACAGCATTTGTTGGAAGACAGAGGGGCTGTACTGCATTTTAATAATGCAACATTAATGTAATGGGTCACTCTGACATGACAGTTTTGATTTGTAGACTGAAATACATGATAGTATCAGTTAGCTAACTAGCTAACAAGCTATTATTAGACAATAAATAACATCAAGTCATTTGTCCTCTTTTTGAGCAAAATTCTTCCTTCCCTGTCAAAAAGGGCTCCAAATCATCTGCCGTTTTGTGCTGTATTGACATACCAACACAAGAAAGTTGTAGAagttgtaacagtggaatgactGTGATCTGCACTGGCAGGTGGCAAAAGATAAAGGGAGATGTAACTGTGAAATGTTGAGGGATTACGTCAAAGATTTACGGTGGccgtgaagtgcaaaacacaacagcaaatcgcacagcacaacagtaaatcacacagaacaacagcaaatcacacaagacaacagtaaatcacacaagacaacagtaaatcacacagaacaacagcaaatcacacaagacaacagtaaatcacacaagacaacagtaaatcacacaacacaacagcaaatcacacaacacaacagcaaatcgcacaacacaacagcaaatcgcacaacacaacagcaaatcgcacaacacaacagcaaatcgcacagcacaacagtaaatcacacaagacaacagtaaatcacacagaacaacagcaaatcacacaagacaacagtaaatcacacaagacaacagtaaatcacacaacacaacagcaaatcgcacagcacaacagcaaatcgcacaacacaacagcaaatcacacaacacaacagcaaatcacacaacacaacagctaattgcacaacacaacaacaaatcgcacaacacaacagcaaatcacacagcacaacagcaaatcacgcaACACAACAGctaatcgcacaacacaacaacaaatcgcacaacacaacagcaaatcacacaacacaacaacaaatcacacaacacaacagcaaatcacacaacacaacagcaaatcacacaacacaacagcaaatcacacagcacaacagcaaatcacacagcacaacagcaaatcacacaacacaacagcaaatcacacagcatgacagcaaataaaaaaacacaacagcaaatcacacaacacaacagcaaatcacacaacacaacagcaaatcgcacagcacaacagcaaataaaaaacacaacagcaaataaaaaacacaacagcaaatcgcacaacacaacaccaaatcgcacagcacaacaccaaatcgcacagcacaacagcaaatcgcacagcacaacagcaaatcacacagcacaacagcaaattgcacaacacaacagcaaatcacacagcacaacagcaaatcacacaacacaacagctaattgcacaacacaacaacaaatcgcacaacacaacagcaaatcacacaacacaacagctaattgcacaacacaacaacaaatcacacaacacaacagctaatcgcacaacacaacaacaaatcgcacaacacaacagcaaatcacacaacacaacaacaaatcacacaacacaacaaatcacacaacacaacagcaaatcacacaacacaacaacaaatcacacaacacaacaacaaatcacacaacacaacagcaaatcgcacaacacaacagcaaatcacacaacacaacaacaaatcacacaacacaacagcaaatcacacaacacaacagcaaatcacacaacacaacagtaaatcacacaacacaacagtaaatcacacagcacaacagcaaataaaaaaacacaacagcaaatcacacaacacaacagcaaatcacacagcatgacagcaaataaaaaaacacaacagcaaatcacacaacacaacagcaaatcacacaacacaacagcaaatcacacaacacaacagcaaatcgcacagcacaacagcaaataaaaaacacaacagcaaataaaaaacacaacagcaaataaaaaacacaacagcaaatcacacaacacaacagcaaatcgcacagcacaacaccaaatcgcacagcacaacagcaaatcgcacagcacaacagcaaattgcacaacacaacagcaaatcacacagcacaacagcaaatcacacagcacaacagcaaatcacacaacacaacagctaattgcacaacacaacaacaaatcgcacaacacaacagcaaatcacacagcacaacagcaaatcacacaacacaacagctaatcgcacaacacaacaacaaattgcacaacacaacagcaaatcacacaacacaacaacaaatcacacaacacaacagcaaatcacacagcacaacagcaaataaaaaaacacaacagcaaatcacacaacacaacagcaaatcacacaacacaacagcaaatcacacaacacaacagcaaatcacacagcatgacagcaaataaaaaaacacaacagcaaatcacacaacacaacagcaaatcacacaacacaacagcaaatcgcacaacacaacagcaaataaaaaacacaacagcaaataaaaaacacaacagcaaatcgcacaacacaacaccaaatcgcacagcactacaccaaatcgcacagcacaacagcaaatcgcacagcacaacagcaaataaaaaacacaacagcaaataaaaaacacaacagcaaatcgcacaacacaacaccaaatcgcacagcacaacaccaaatcgcacagcacaacagcaaatcgcacagcacaacagcaaatcgcacagcacaacagcaaattgcaaaacacaacagcaaataaaaaatacaacagcaaatcacacaacacaacagcaaataaaaaacacaacagcaaatcgcacagcacaacagcaaatcgcacagcacaacagcaaatcacacagcacaacagcaaatcacacagcacaacagcaaattgcaaaacacaacagcaaatcacacaacacaacagctaatcatcaattcatcatcatcaattttttttatatagcgccaaatcacaacaaacagttgccccaaggcgctttatattgtaaggcaaggccatacaataattacgtaaaaaccccaacggtcaaaacgactccctgtgagcaagcacttggcgacagtgggaaggaaaaactcccttttaacaggaagaaacctccagcagaaccaggctcagggaggggcagtcttctgctgggactggttggggctgagggagagaaccaagaaaagacatgctgtggaggggagcagagatcgatcactaatgattaaatgcagagtggtgcatacagagcaaaaagagaaagaaacactcagtgcatcatgggaaccccccagcattctaagtctatagtcatatcgcacagcacaacagcaaatcgcacagcacaacagcaaatcgcacaacacaacagtaaatcgcacaacacaacagcaaatctcacagcacaacagcaaatcgcacaacacaacagcaaatcgcacaacagcaaatcgcacaacacaacagcaagttGTGTTTTGCACGTCAGGGCCACCGTAAAGATTGGCTTTGAACccgttcttgtttgcagtggtgatggacaatgTCAGACATGATGTTCATAGATGactttgtgatctgtagtgagagtagagagaatGCTGGGACTAGTGTGGAGAGGTGAAGATATGCtccggagagaaggggaatgtaaGTCAGTCAAGGCAGCATGTGTATGTATGATGAAGGTTACATTAAATCAttacagtgcatttggaaagtattcaccgcgcttcactttttccacattttgttatgctacagtcttactccaaaatggagtaaattacatttttccctcaaaattctactcacaacaccccataatgacaacatgaaaaacttttgttgaaAGTTTtacaaaatttattaaaaataaaaaactaagaaatcacatgtactattattaaagtgttcactccctttgctcagtactttgttcaagtcttcttcaagtcttcttgaatatgataccataaGCTTGGCATAtctatatttgggcagttttgccaatttcctttttgcagcacctctcaagcttcacaggttggatggggagcgttggtgcacagcctttttcagatctctccagagatgttgaaacagattcaggtctggactctggttgggccactcaaggacattcacagagttgtcctgaagccactcctttgatatctttgctgtgtgcttagggtcattgtcctgctgaaagatgaaccgtcaccccagtctgaggtcaagagcgctctggagcaggttttcatccaggatgtctctgtatattgctgcattcatctttccctcaatcctgactagtcttccagttcctgccacttaaaaacatccccacagcatgatgctgccaccaccatgtttcactgtgtctggtttccttcaaacatgatgcctggcattcacaccaaagagttcagtgtttctctcatcagatcagagaattttgtttttcatgggctcagagtccttcaggtgccttttggtaaactccaggtgg
The nucleotide sequence above comes from Thalassophryne amazonica chromosome 10, fThaAma1.1, whole genome shotgun sequence. Encoded proteins:
- the faslg gene encoding tumor necrosis factor ligand superfamily member 6; translated protein: MSCEQNYPFPQVFLVDEDGGPQPPSLVPCWSFPPAQDERRRKRKSVGFFGVSHSLAVVVLFLFLLVFAALGFGALLIQNMQNELHDIRNRTNVEEEHHSAQKQIGFHMPEKNDIDTYTRPAAHVIGRIHKDASHKTLRWEPRVGRAFTAGGVAYRPEDGALQINETGLYHIYSRVELIFKQCSPTASFVHSVFVRRAGNPSSLILMEAHRARFCSQQQAHIWTSESYLGSALPLQKLDRVFVNVSHPLYLSHGHYSNFFGLYKI